In Candidatus Defluviilinea proxima, a single genomic region encodes these proteins:
- a CDS encoding response regulator, translating into MSKVLLAEDDQTMVTLLTTLLRMEGFEVIALASVSDVPGAVLQHRPDNLLIDYHLGRQNGIEVVEAIRSNSANKNLNIVMASGLNVKDDCLSRGANHFILKPFMPDDLIKLLKK; encoded by the coding sequence ATGTCAAAAGTACTGCTCGCCGAAGATGATCAAACCATGGTCACTTTACTTACAACCCTCCTTAGAATGGAGGGGTTTGAGGTGATTGCATTAGCCTCCGTATCTGATGTTCCCGGTGCCGTTTTGCAACACCGCCCTGATAATCTTTTGATCGATTATCACCTTGGTCGCCAGAACGGCATCGAAGTGGTGGAAGCCATCCGCTCAAACTCTGCAAACAAAAACCTCAACATTGTGATGGCATCTGGCTTGAATGTAAAAGACGACTGCCTGAGTCGTGGCGCCAATCATTTTATACTCAAGCCATTCATGCCCGATGATCTGATTAAACTTTTAAAAAAATAG
- a CDS encoding 1-acyl-sn-glycerol-3-phosphate acyltransferase, producing the protein MLYKFTSILVKFGTEILCRIDKGNIDDVPAKGPLIVIANHTGQLEVAVFFGQLVPRPITGWAKMEAWDNAFLNWLFTLWGLIPVRRGEGDIAALKKALKALDDGFIFGIAPEGTRNKTGRLKQAQPGAVMLAVQAGAPILPIAHWGGEDFLKNLPRFKRTNFHIRVGKQFKLKLDGVKMSREVRKQIVDEMMARLAELMPQEYRGEYESAAFGEKVYTETIE; encoded by the coding sequence ATGCTATATAAATTCACAAGTATTCTTGTAAAGTTTGGGACTGAAATTCTCTGCCGCATTGACAAAGGCAACATCGATGATGTACCTGCCAAGGGACCATTGATCGTGATCGCGAATCATACGGGACAATTGGAGGTTGCCGTTTTCTTCGGACAACTGGTGCCCCGCCCCATCACTGGTTGGGCAAAGATGGAAGCATGGGACAACGCCTTCTTGAATTGGTTGTTCACGTTGTGGGGGTTGATCCCTGTGCGGCGCGGAGAAGGTGACATCGCGGCTCTGAAGAAAGCACTCAAAGCGTTGGACGACGGTTTCATTTTCGGCATCGCCCCCGAAGGGACACGCAACAAGACCGGGCGTCTCAAACAGGCACAACCCGGCGCCGTGATGCTGGCGGTGCAAGCAGGTGCGCCGATCTTGCCGATAGCACATTGGGGCGGTGAGGATTTTCTCAAGAATCTTCCGCGCTTCAAGCGCACAAACTTTCACATCCGCGTGGGGAAACAGTTCAAGTTAAAGTTGGATGGCGTGAAGATGTCGCGCGAGGTGCGCAAACAGATCGTGGACGAGATGATGGCCCGCCTTGCGGAGTTGATGCCACAGGAATATCGCGGCGAATACGAAAGTGCCGCGTTCGGGGAAAAGGTTTATACGGAGACGATTGAATGA
- the yqeC gene encoding putative selenium-dependent hydroxylase accessory protein YqeC: MNISLSQALRMQSHSCVAFVGAGGKSTAMFKLAQELSSPVIVTATTHLGAWQTKHAGKHISSGSASLSDAELNFQGILLITGTTEGERTKPISESLLTRIHQYCKSHSIPLLIEADGSREKPLKAWADHEPPIPNFVDLIVQVAGLSGLGKALTEEYIHRAEIFSRLSGLEIGETVTINALAQVLSHPNGGLKNIPKNARRVVLLNQADTAETQSMARAMTAPLLPNYQSVLIASLANDQIHAVHEPIAGIILAAGEATRFGEPKQLLDWKGQPFVRVVAKTALEAGLSPVVVVTGANAEKVEAIIKDLDVVIVRNEEWQSGQGSSIKAGVFSLLPPPVLPQIRIEQNAVEHQDLRFGFGGGAVFLLADQPQVGTSIIHALKEKHASGLYPIVAPMVMDRRANPVLFDRVTFADLMNIEGDTGGRAIFHKHKVEYLPWHDESLLLDVDTPEQYQRLISNEDL; the protein is encoded by the coding sequence ATGAACATATCGCTTTCACAGGCATTGCGGATGCAGTCACATTCTTGCGTGGCGTTTGTTGGCGCCGGGGGAAAGTCAACCGCCATGTTCAAGCTGGCACAGGAATTATCATCGCCGGTGATCGTCACCGCAACAACCCACTTGGGGGCGTGGCAAACGAAACACGCTGGGAAACACATTTCCTCAGGCTCTGCATCGCTAAGCGATGCAGAGTTGAATTTTCAGGGCATTTTATTGATCACCGGCACAACAGAAGGCGAAAGAACTAAGCCAATCAGCGAATCTTTGCTGACAAGAATCCATCAATATTGCAAAAGTCACTCCATCCCTTTATTGATCGAGGCAGATGGTTCGCGAGAAAAGCCGCTCAAAGCGTGGGCGGACCATGAACCACCTATCCCAAATTTTGTTGATCTGATCGTTCAAGTTGCTGGGCTATCGGGCTTGGGCAAAGCTTTGACAGAAGAGTACATTCATCGCGCGGAAATATTTTCTAGGCTTAGCGGTTTGGAAATCGGAGAAACGGTCACGATAAATGCTTTAGCACAAGTATTGTCTCATCCGAATGGCGGGTTGAAAAATATCCCAAAAAACGCAAGGCGTGTTGTATTACTCAATCAAGCCGATACCGCTGAGACACAATCCATGGCGCGGGCGATGACTGCTCCCCTATTACCAAACTATCAATCGGTTCTAATCGCCAGCTTAGCCAATGACCAGATCCATGCGGTGCATGAACCCATCGCAGGGATCATCCTTGCCGCGGGCGAAGCGACACGCTTTGGAGAGCCAAAGCAATTACTCGATTGGAAAGGTCAACCGTTCGTCAGGGTTGTTGCTAAAACTGCATTGGAGGCTGGCTTGTCACCCGTAGTTGTGGTGACGGGAGCCAATGCAGAGAAGGTTGAAGCAATCATCAAAGATTTGGATGTAGTCATTGTAAGAAATGAAGAATGGCAAAGTGGACAGGGAAGTTCGATAAAAGCGGGGGTGTTTTCCCTTCTACCCCCTCCCGTCCTCCCCCAAATCCGAATTGAGCAAAATGCTGTTGAACATCAAGATTTACGTTTCGGATTTGGGGGAGGTGCCGTCTTTCTTCTTGCGGACCAACCACAGGTGGGCACATCCATCATTCATGCATTAAAAGAAAAACATGCCAGTGGACTCTATCCCATCGTTGCACCAATGGTCATGGATCGTAGAGCGAATCCTGTTTTGTTTGATCGAGTCACATTCGCGGACTTGATGAACATCGAAGGCGATACGGGCGGCAGGGCAATCTTCCACAAACACAAAGTGGAGTATCTTCCGTGGCACGACGAGAGTCTATTATTGGATGTAGATACGCCCGAACAATATCAACGTTTGATCTCGAACGAGGATCTATGA
- a CDS encoding Hsp20/alpha crystallin family protein translates to MPTIIRKSSSVLVEARRETYTAMSWFVRPNTWRPPTDVYETDENFMVKMEIAGVKEEDIEVVIQSGLLLINGTRSDSSERKSYHQMEIQFGKFSVGIELPVQVNAENATAEYKDGFLTILLPKEKMDN, encoded by the coding sequence ATGCCAACGATCATCAGAAAATCATCCTCTGTTTTAGTGGAAGCCCGTCGAGAAACATATACCGCAATGAGCTGGTTCGTGCGCCCGAATACATGGCGGCCTCCCACCGATGTGTATGAAACGGACGAGAACTTCATGGTAAAGATGGAGATCGCCGGGGTAAAAGAGGAAGATATTGAAGTGGTGATACAAAGCGGACTTTTGCTTATCAATGGAACACGTTCTGATTCGAGTGAACGGAAGTCCTATCATCAAATGGAAATACAGTTCGGAAAATTCTCTGTAGGGATCGAATTGCCCGTGCAGGTCAATGCTGAAAATGCAACCGCAGAATACAAGGATGGTTTCCTAACCATCCTACTCCCCAAAGAAAAAATGGATAATTAA
- the lon gene encoding endopeptidase La, which produces MFSRVQKNKSSDESSDALDMTKFPDVLPILPLRGVVVYPQTAVPLTVGQPRSIKLVDDVVGGDKLVGLVTSINPELEMPGPADLYRVGTIATVHRLLRAPDGTVRLLVQGMARFRLGEFIEEEPYLKARIELAPEIVEQGLEIDALARNARDQFHQITQMIPSFPEELEMSITSVEDPLQTAYTIANFQRMDIKDAQEILEIDSVSDKLKKLVGLLVREAEVLQLGQKIQNEARGEIEKVQRDYFLREQMKAIQKELGEKDEQAAEVEEFRKKIEDAKMPEEAEKLARRELDRLSRLPTAAAEYGVIRTYLDWLVSIPWSASTPDNLDIKHAREILDQDHYGLEDVKERILEFLAIRKLRLERKDDNKAPSEDHIRQEREGVILCFVGPPGVGKTSLGQSIARAMERKFVRVSLGGVRDEAEIRGHRRTYIGSMPGRILQSLRRIETKNPVFMLDEIDKLTFDFHGDPASALLEVLDPEQNREFRDNYLEVAYDLSQVFFITTANTLETIPGPLRDRMEIIYLSGYTENEKIAIAKGYLVPRQIRENSLREKEITFKDDSLRRIIREYTREAGVRNLERKIGAVCRKVGTRIAEKKLKKTTINPDKIEEYLDNPIFLPSEELNQRVSIPGVVPGLAWTPYGGDVLFVEATSMPGGKGFQITGSIGNVMNESARAALSFVRSRTKALGLDDEFFNKSDIHLHIPSGAQPKDGPSAGVTMATALVSLASGRKIKANLGMTGEITLRGQVLRIGGLKEKVLAGHRAGLRTIVLPRRNEQDLDDVPDEIKQFMTFVLVDTVDEVIAASLEPVKGIKETKKISKAKPKKKTSSREKKQNVKSTARRR; this is translated from the coding sequence ATGTTTTCACGCGTCCAGAAAAATAAATCATCTGATGAATCGTCAGACGCTTTGGATATGACAAAATTCCCAGACGTCCTTCCCATCCTGCCGTTGCGTGGGGTGGTGGTATATCCGCAGACTGCTGTCCCGTTGACGGTTGGTCAGCCGCGCTCGATCAAATTAGTGGATGATGTTGTGGGCGGGGACAAGTTAGTTGGATTGGTGACATCCATCAATCCGGAACTTGAGATGCCAGGGCCAGCGGATCTTTATCGCGTAGGGACGATTGCTACTGTCCATCGACTTTTGCGCGCCCCTGATGGCACCGTCCGTTTGCTTGTGCAGGGTATGGCTCGTTTCCGGCTGGGTGAATTCATTGAAGAAGAACCCTACCTGAAAGCACGCATTGAGCTTGCCCCAGAAATTGTCGAGCAAGGATTGGAAATTGATGCACTGGCACGTAATGCACGCGATCAATTCCATCAGATCACACAAATGATCCCATCCTTCCCGGAAGAGTTGGAAATGTCCATCACTTCGGTGGAAGACCCGTTGCAAACTGCTTATACCATTGCGAACTTCCAGCGCATGGACATTAAGGACGCGCAAGAGATTCTTGAGATCGACTCGGTCTCTGATAAGTTGAAAAAGTTGGTCGGCCTGCTCGTGCGCGAAGCGGAAGTTTTGCAGTTGGGGCAAAAGATCCAGAATGAAGCGCGTGGTGAGATCGAAAAAGTCCAGCGTGACTATTTCCTGCGTGAACAGATGAAAGCCATCCAGAAAGAACTTGGTGAGAAGGATGAACAAGCCGCAGAAGTGGAAGAATTCCGCAAGAAGATCGAAGATGCGAAAATGCCTGAAGAGGCCGAGAAACTTGCCAGGCGCGAATTGGACCGTCTTTCACGCTTGCCGACTGCTGCGGCTGAATATGGTGTTATTCGCACCTACCTCGATTGGTTGGTCTCTATCCCTTGGTCGGCGTCTACGCCGGATAACCTCGATATTAAACATGCACGAGAGATCCTCGATCAGGATCATTACGGACTTGAAGATGTCAAGGAACGTATCCTTGAATTTCTTGCCATCCGCAAACTTCGCCTTGAACGAAAAGATGATAACAAGGCACCCAGCGAAGATCACATCCGTCAGGAGCGCGAAGGTGTAATCCTTTGTTTTGTTGGTCCTCCAGGTGTTGGTAAGACATCGCTCGGTCAGTCCATTGCCCGAGCGATGGAAAGAAAATTCGTGCGCGTATCCCTCGGCGGGGTCCGGGATGAAGCAGAAATTCGTGGGCATCGCCGCACGTATATCGGGTCAATGCCCGGGCGTATTCTCCAGTCGCTTCGTCGCATTGAGACAAAGAATCCCGTTTTCATGCTCGATGAAATTGACAAACTGACTTTCGATTTTCACGGTGACCCAGCCTCGGCTCTGCTTGAGGTGTTGGACCCCGAACAGAATCGCGAGTTCCGTGATAATTATCTCGAAGTTGCTTACGACCTTTCGCAGGTCTTCTTTATCACAACCGCAAATACGCTGGAGACGATCCCCGGCCCATTGCGCGACCGTATGGAGATCATTTATCTTTCCGGTTATACCGAGAATGAAAAGATCGCGATTGCCAAGGGCTACCTCGTTCCGCGTCAGATTCGTGAGAATAGTTTGCGAGAAAAAGAGATCACATTCAAAGATGATTCTCTTCGCAGGATCATTCGCGAATACACGCGTGAAGCGGGCGTCAGAAATTTGGAACGAAAGATTGGTGCTGTGTGCCGTAAGGTTGGTACACGTATTGCCGAAAAGAAATTAAAGAAGACTACGATCAATCCCGACAAGATTGAAGAGTATCTTGATAACCCCATCTTCTTGCCGAGCGAAGAGCTCAACCAGCGCGTCTCGATCCCCGGCGTTGTGCCCGGTTTGGCATGGACGCCTTATGGTGGCGACGTTCTTTTTGTTGAAGCCACCAGTATGCCCGGCGGCAAAGGCTTCCAGATTACCGGCTCGATTGGAAACGTGATGAATGAATCGGCACGCGCCGCGTTATCGTTCGTGCGGTCTCGCACCAAAGCTCTTGGCCTTGACGATGAATTTTTCAATAAATCCGACATTCATCTTCATATCCCCTCGGGCGCCCAACCCAAAGATGGCCCCTCTGCAGGTGTGACCATGGCTACGGCGCTTGTATCGTTGGCTTCGGGCCGCAAGATCAAGGCAAACCTCGGTATGACCGGTGAGATTACGTTGCGTGGTCAGGTGCTTCGCATTGGCGGCCTCAAAGAAAAAGTGCTTGCTGGTCATCGTGCCGGTTTACGTACGATTGTTCTGCCACGACGTAACGAACAAGACCTCGATGATGTGCCTGATGAGATCAAGCAATTTATGACATTTGTTCTCGTGGACACCGTTGACGAAGTGATTGCAGCATCCTTGGAGCCTGTTAAAGGTATCAAGGAAACAAAGAAGATATCTAAAGCAAAACCGAAAAAGAAAACATCCTCGAGGGAGAAAAAACAGAATGTCAAAAGTACTGCTCGCCGAAGATGA
- a CDS encoding nucleotidyltransferase family protein: MITAVILAAGESKRMGQPKMLLPWGSESVLTHVISVFQNAGVSDIVIVTGGARAQVESLVSGLHVRTVHNKEYSNGEMLSSLQCGVKALTPPPLSRAERGAAMLIGLGDQPQVQERSVRMVCEAFRESRSNLVIPSYQMRRGHPWLVARPLWDALLQMKSPLSPRDFINAHQAEVEYVTTDDSNILADLDTPEEYQKWRP; the protein is encoded by the coding sequence ATGATCACAGCGGTCATTCTAGCGGCAGGCGAATCGAAACGGATGGGACAACCCAAAATGCTTTTGCCTTGGGGAAGTGAAAGCGTGTTGACACATGTGATCTCTGTTTTTCAAAATGCAGGAGTTAGCGATATTGTCATCGTTACGGGTGGAGCAAGAGCGCAAGTGGAAAGTCTCGTTTCGGGGCTTCACGTGAGGACTGTGCACAACAAGGAGTATTCCAACGGGGAGATGTTATCTTCGCTTCAATGCGGGGTCAAAGCCCTCACCCCCCCGCCCCTCTCCCGCGCGGAGAGGGGGGCCGCAATGCTGATCGGATTGGGCGACCAGCCTCAAGTCCAGGAAAGAAGCGTGCGGATGGTTTGCGAGGCGTTTCGAGAGTCGAGGTCCAATCTTGTGATCCCGAGTTATCAAATGAGACGCGGTCATCCATGGTTGGTGGCGCGCCCGTTGTGGGATGCGTTGTTGCAGATGAAGTCGCCGCTATCGCCGCGCGATTTTATCAATGCGCATCAGGCCGAGGTGGAGTATGTCACAACGGATGACTCGAACATTCTGGCCGACCTGGATACACCCGAAGAGTATCAAAAATGGCGTCCGTGA